The Deltaproteobacteria bacterium region GGTCCGCGTCCCTCGGGTGGTTGAGCCCCTCCATGGCGAGCTTGAAGTCGTCGGCCGGGATGTCGGCCCAGAGGTCGGCCTGCGAGGGAAGGGTGAAGCCGAAGAGCATGCCCTCCCTGGCCGTGCGCAGCGCCTGGCTCAGCAGAAGCGCTACGTCGTCGACGCCCAGCACGTTGAGTATGTTCACGCCGGTGATGTAGTCGAGCTCGCCCGTAGCGACGGGGTTTAAGTTGAGCATGTCGCCGCGCATGAAGTGGATGTTTTGCAGGCCCGCCGTCTTCCTGTTGTCCTCGATGAGGTCCCCGCTTATGTCCACGGCCAGCACCGTGCGCTCCGGTGAGTCGGCGGCGAGCAGGTACTTGGCGCTGCCGCAGCCGAGATCGAGCGTGACCGTTCCCTCGGGGATGCGCCTGTAGATGGACGAGCCCACGGCCTCGAGATAGGAGGGGTTGGTGCGAAGCTCGATGCCGTAGAGGTCTTCCTTGCGGTATATCCTGTACTTCTCGTTGAAGAAGGTCTTGCCATCGGCCTTTATGCACCGGAAGATGATGCGCCCCCCCACAAGACGCCTGTAGCGTGTGAACTCGTAGAGCCCGCCGTCCTCGAACTCTTCGAGGCGTTTTTCGTCGAGGTCCTCGAGCGTCGTCTTCTCGACCTCCCTGACCGTTGCGAGAACGTCGTCGAGGGCCTCCTCAAAGGATCTCCTTATCTCCTCGATGCGCTGGCTGTCCATGAAGCCGACCTCCTT contains the following coding sequences:
- a CDS encoding class I SAM-dependent methyltransferase; translation: MDSQRIEEIRRSFEEALDDVLATVREVEKTTLEDLDEKRLEEFEDGGLYEFTRYRRLVGGRIIFRCIKADGKTFFNEKYRIYRKEDLYGIELRTNPSYLEAVGSSIYRRIPEGTVTLDLGCGSAKYLLAADSPERTVLAVDISGDLIEDNRKTAGLQNIHFMRGDMLNLNPVATGELDYITGVNILNVLGVDDVALLLSQALRTAREGMLFGFTLPSQADLWADIPADDFKLAMEGLNHPRDADPRERALAAKYSFMGLMNLFSFVKAMAARKGWLLRIFRFLDSHSYDWDDFLDTEDADYIGHGNNALFKFLEYPYRRAARLDSVAEGRALVHAVGYGVEVYFRPERALPPAPEVRYLADDTPLQELTVEKEMNASIDDWKLPFEKIRIESA